CTTGAGAGGTATGCAGAATGGATATTGAGCTCTCAATTGTGATTCCCACTTATAACGAAGAAGAAAATGTTGAGCTCTGCTACCAGGAAATTAAAGCTGCTCTTAAATCTCTGGGGAGTAATTATGAGATGATTTTTGTGGACGATGGTTCTACTGATCTTACTTTCAAAAAACTTAGTGACCTCAGTAAAAATGATGAAAAACTGAAAGTGGTGAAATTAAGGAAAAACTTCGGGCAGAGTGCAGCCTTAAGAGCTGGTCTTGACTATGCCACCGGTAAAACCGTTATTACAATGGATGCAGATCTTCAAAATGACCCGAGAGATATCCCGAAGTTTCTGGAAAAACTCAAAAAAGAAGATCTTGATGTCGTCTGTGGATGGAGATTTGACCGAAAGGACCCTCTCTCAAAAAAGTTATTTTCAAAGTTCGCAAATCGGTTAAGAAAGAGATTTACAGGAGAAACTATTCATGACTCCGGTTGTACTCTACGAGCTTATGTAAAAGAAAGTACTGAAGACCTTGAACTATACGGAGAACTGCATAGATACATCCCTGCTATGCTTTCCTGGAAAGGATATAGAATAGGAGAAATAAAAACAAACCACAGGGAACGAAAGTACGGGAAAACAAAGTATAACTGGAAAAGGATTATTAAAGGTTTCCTTGACCTTCTGGTTGTAACTTTCTGGCAGAAATACTCCATGAGACCAATCCATATTTTCGGGAGCATGGGAATTATTTTAATCCTTTTTGGTGGAATAGTTTCCATATATCTGGTTATTTTAAGATTACTTTATGAAACCGGGATTGACAGGCCATTATTTACAGTTAGTGTTATGTCCCTGGTTATAGGTATCCAGTTTTTCACCATTGGAATCCTTGCAGATATTTTAATAAAGATATACTATGGTCAGAATGGGAGGAAGAATTACCTGGTTGAGAGGATCATTGGATGAAGGTTTTGATGTTAAATTACGAGTTTCCCCCACTAGGGGGTGGAGGAGGGGTTGCAGCCAAAAAACTTGCAGAAGGCTTCATCAAACTGGGTTATCAGGTAGATTATGTTACAACCGGATATGCGGGCTTAAAAAAGTATGAAAACGTTGATGGAATTAATGTTTATAGAGTTAATGTCATAGGGCGGAAAGAACTCTCTACTGCTACAATCCCATCTATGGTCAGTTTCCCTTTTTTAGCTTATAAAAAGGCTTCTGAACTGTGCAAAATAAATAAATATTCATTTATCAACACTCATTTTGCTATTCCGACTGGACCTTTGGGAATTTGGATATCCCGTAAGTTTAGTTTACCGAATATTCTATCCATATATGGGGGAGATATCTATGATCCTTCTAAAAACTATTCTCCTCATAAAAAATGGTATTTAAAAAAAGTAGTAGAATGGGTATTGAGCAACTCAAGACACATTGTCGCTGAATCGTCGGACATTAAAGATAATGCATTAAAACACTACAGTATTGAAAAAGACATAAATACTATTCCCTTAGCTTACGAGCCTGTTGGATTTGAAAAAATCAACCGCAAAGATTTGGATTTAGATGAGAATTTATTTTATACTATAAGTATTGGAAGATTGGTGAAACGAAAAGGCTTTGATTTTTTGATTAAAGCAATTAAAAACACTTCTGATAACGTCCATGCACTGATAATTGGCGAAGGACCTGAAATAAACAATTTGGAAAGTTTAACCAAAGAATTGAATATTTCAGATAGAATTCATTTTTTAGGATTTGTTTCAGAAACTAAAAAGTTTCAATATCTTCAAAATTCTGATGTTTACGTGCTTTCTTCTCTACATGAAGGATTTGGTATCGTTCTACAGGAAGCTATGCAGGTTGGCCTTCCAATAATCTCAACTGATAGCGGTGGTCAGGTTGATTTTATAAAAGAAGGAAAGAATGGGTATCTTGTTAACTTCGGAGATGTTGAAACTTTGACTGATAGGATAAATAGATTTGAAAAAGACTGTAGACTTAAGATAAATTTTTCAGAGTATAACAGAGAAGAAATTAAGAAGTTTGAGGATAAGAATATATGTGAAGAGTACTTGGAGATATTGACATATGGATAATAACCTCAATAATTATAAAGCTAATTTAACTAACAAGTTCATTCCCATTAACAGGCAATACGAAGTATATGAGAATTATTATAGAAAAAACGTATTAAAACATTTACCATTAAACAAAAGTGCGAAAATTATTGATCTGGGTTGTGGATTAGGCCATTTTTTATATTTTTTAAAAAGTAATAACTATACTAACATTTCAGGCATTGATTTACTAAAAGAAAATGTGGAATTTTGTAGATTAAAGGAATTTAAAGTTAAACAAGAAAATATAATTGATCATGTATCATCAAGCAATGAAAAGGCTGATACTTTTATTTTGAGCAATGTACTAGAACATTTTTCTTATCAAGAAATAATATACATCATAAATTCACTGTACAAGTTACTAAACAAAAATGGCAGAATCATAATAATTGTACCCAATTGCAATAACATTCATGGGTTAGCTACGTATTTCTCAGATATTACTCACAAAAGCCCTCTTACAGAAAAGTCATTTGAGGATTTAATATTAAATACAGAAATAACGAAGTTTTCATTTGAAAATTTGGTCGTTTACCCAAACATCGTGTTTCTGGACACAGTATCTAAGATTTATAATAGTTTAATCTTTAATATACGAAAAATTAACAATTTGATGAATGGTCAAAAGCCATATAAAGTCCAATCCAAAAACTTATTATTAATCATCTATAAATAAAAAGTTGAATTATGTTCTACTATTTAAGGCTCATTTCTAAATAATTTAAGAACTTTCTGGATTACTGACTTTAAGTTATCAATAAGGAAAAAATTATCTAGTTTTTCAGAAATAAAAAAATTTCCAATAATCAAATAGATCTAATTGATTCTTTGAATTGATGTATTATTTTTTACATAAATATTGATAGCCATAGAACCCGAGTAACACGTAATAAACAATCCCGATAATATGAACAACTATTCCAGAATTGATTGCAAGTTCCTTAGACAAGCCGATTCCGACAAAGCCAATTGCCCATCCAACCTCGTAGGTTCCAAATCCTCCCATCCCTTGAATAGGAAGAATAGACATAAAAACTACAAAAGTAGAAGCTAATAAAACCTCAAAAAAACCAATATTTATAGATAAAGATTTAATTAAAGTATAGTTCAGAAAATATAAAGTAATCCAGATGGTAAATGAGATTATAAATAGTTCTATCATTTTACCGCTGTTCTTTATATTTTTAAAGCTGTCAACGATCTCTATTGCTTTTCTTGAAAAGAAATTAACTAAACCGTGTTTGTTCAGTTTAAGAGTTTTGAAAACCGCGTTAGCAAACTTCAAAAAGATGTCACCTGCATAAAGCAAAATTATCAAAAAAACAGCCAGCAAAGCGGTAAATAAAACGACTAACCAGATGATGCTAGAAAATGTTTCAGGAAAATCATGTACAAATAAAGAAGACATAAAAAACAATAATGAAATTGTAATGAAATCTAACACTCTTGCAACCATCAATGTTGCAACTCCTTCTCCAGTAGACTTATCATGATACTTTTTTAAAATATAAATATAAGAGAGTTCACCAGATCTTGCTGGAAGAATACTATTTACCATATTATGAACGCATACAATATGAAAAAGATCGGTGAGAGATATTTTCTTGTCTAAAAGAATATGAAATCTTAATCCCCGAAGAAGATAACTTAAAACATACAAAAAAAAACCCAGGACCAGATAAGTTTTGTCAATGTTTTTAATTGTTGCTATGAGGTCCTCTATTCTGATCTGAGATAATATTATTCCAAGAAGCAAAAAAGTTGCAAGCACAGTTATAAATTTTTTTCCTGTAATATATTTCATAAGTAGTTGCCCATTTTCGCCTAGACCAGATGGATATTGAGAGTAAAACCTTGAGTAACAATCGAAATGATATATATCTATTTTACGCCTGATATAAATTAGTTCCATTAAAATGGTTAAAGCTAATGTTTCATTGAGTTATTCCCTTTATTCACACTGACAGTATTAAACGTTAATCAAATAACTTAAGAGAGTTTCAGTTGAAGTAAAATTATGATTCTTTTTGATAAATATATATAATATATAATTACGCTTTACATGCATTTATGTATATTAATTCGTTCTACATATAAATCACTGGAAAGTGGTTGTAATACCCTGAATTCAAACAATTGGTTTTCCCCAGACTTCTCAACATTTAATGTTAAATTCTGAGAGCTGTACTTTCCCTCAATTAAATCACTTGCATATATATCCTTTGTAGAGTCAATTCCATGCTCCCCGTCCTTTATATAGGAGATGTCTATACTTGCAACACTGAGAGAAGTGTCAGTGATATTTTCTGCTTTTAAAATATACTCTATAGTGTATTTTCCTTCAGGCAATGTTATGTATGGCCCATAAACCAGATAACCAGATTCATTAAAAGTCTTATCACTGTAAAAAGCGTATTTTCCGATCTGATCATCAAATGTGAGCGAACCTGTGTTTTTTTGGCTACAGAAAAACAAATTGTTGTAGACAAAATTATCATCACTTATACTGCTGGACTCAAAACTCTGATTATTTTTTTCAAAAATAAAACAATAGCTGTTTAAATAATAAAGCTTATGATTTTTTAAATATGAATTGATGTTTTGATATAAACCATAATTTGCCAGTGGAGTCCTTTGTATAATTATATAATCATATAGATCTGAACCATCTCTTTGAGAGTCGTCCGTAGATATAACGTCATCATCCGTATATGTAACATTGTTGTTCATATATGAATTATCATTGCTCATATATGAAACATTAAGATTCCTGTAGAAATAACACCCCATACTTCCTGAACAAAGAATATTACTTTCATAAGGGATTCGGCTTATGTTTGTGAAATATTCTTGAGATTCATTTTTCTGAGCAGAATTAATATCTGAAATCGTTTTACCAACTCCGCCATAGACAGAAAAAGAATACAGACTTAGAATGATCAAAACAATTAAAACTAGATTAAGTTTTTTGGTACTAATTTTTTTATTAATAGATGAAAGAAAGAAAATAGCAGAACAAACGATAGCAAAAATTATTACCGCTGAGTAATGGAAACAAATCATACGCTGGGCTGGAAAATTTGCTAAAAGATTCTGTAAAAGTACTGGAGACGCGATTAGTAGGACTTTAGGTTTAAAAAAGCAAACGTAACCTACAGGCAAAAAGAGAATTAGTAAATAATTCAAACTTTCCTGAGTAAACAAGTATTTGAGAAGCAATTGGGGATTTGTCAGGAGATTAAATATCACATCAGTAATTGATGTACCTAAATAAGAGTACCTGCCAGCTAACATTTCGGACTGAGATGATAAGACAGGACCATAAAGCTGATGAGACAAAACTGCAAAATAGGGCTTTAAATACAGTAATTCAAAAGAAAAAATTCCGATACCTAATATCAAAGGAGTATAAATCCATTTTTTTTCGTATTTCTCTATAAATGCATAGACTCCAAACATTACGGCTACCAGAGATATGTTTTCTTTACAAATGCATGCAAGAAACAGGAAGAACAGGAATTTGTTAAAAGATTTAACGTACATATAATAAAAAGCAAACAAAAGAAATGGCAGTGCAAATATCTCTTCTTTAACACTTTCTAAAAATAGCCAGCTTACAGTAGGGTGTAAGAAATAGATCATGACTGAGACTAATGATATTTTTTTAGATTTAGACACCTCATTAGCTAACCAGTAGACTGGAAATGCGCCTAAAGATAATAAAAGAGAGCTGATAATCGAAAAAGTAATTGGATGCGGATGTATATAAAAAAAAGGAAGAAGTAATAAAAATATATACCTTTGATGACCAACAAAATCTATGACGCCTCCCCCGTTTATTGATGAATAAAAGAAATGATTATGGACAACAGTATTATGAAAAAGTTGATACATTATTCCTTTGTCGTAAGCATTAAAAGAACATAAATATTCATAAGTTGAATTAAGCAAAAAAATATAGAGAAAAAAGTTAGAAAAAAACAGAAGTAGAACTAAAGTATCAAAAATATCATATCTTGAAGATAACCCTTTAAGATTGAGAATTACTTTTTTTAGATTAAAATAAGTTTCAAGTCTTGATTTTGAATCGGTGAATATATAATCAGCCTTTGATAACATGTTATAATCCTACATTTTCTGATTAACTTGTTAGATCGAAGATCTGTCCTATGTATTATTTATATTTGACTCGTTATTTTCGGCAGTCAAAAAATGACAGTTCAGAGACAATTGTTCTCAGTCAAAATCCTCCATCATTTTTTTAAATTCTGGAACATTCCATACATAAATTTTATAATTTCCAAACTTGAGTATTTTTTTGGGAGGATTTTTGTTCACCAAGTACTCAATTTCTTCATTCTGGAAATTACTTTGTACAACAAAAACATCCCCGTCATTCATTCCCTGTTCCGTAAACCATTTTTTAAATGAGAGCCACTTAAAAGGGGTTATCTTTGCGTCATTAAATATTACAGGTCTAATAACGATTTCTTCATTGGATAAATAAGTTATAAGATTGGCATCCCAGTAGTCCCCGTAACCAAAAATTAAATTTGATTCCTTCAAATATCCTATTAATTCGTATTGTTCTCTGTTTGGTTGTTCATACCCTCCTTTTAAAAGTTCTGCATTGGAACCCGCATTTATAACAATTATTGAAAGAATAAAGAAGAGATATACTTTTTGAAATTTTATGTTTTGACTGTATGTCAGAGACACCATGCTTAGACCGAGCATTAGTGGGAATGTGAGATATCTTGTTGTGTAAACGTTAGTGGTAATTGAAGTGAAAACATAAGCGATTGAAATGGAGGTAATCGAAAGGATAACAAATAAACACCATACAGGGTTTTTACTGAATGTTTTTGAAATATTACTGAACACAAAACAGATTATTCCCATAGTGATTAAAATTATAACTATTGTAAGAAA
The genomic region above belongs to Methanosarcina horonobensis HB-1 = JCM 15518 and contains:
- a CDS encoding glycosyltransferase family 4 protein, producing the protein MKVLMLNYEFPPLGGGGGVAAKKLAEGFIKLGYQVDYVTTGYAGLKKYENVDGINVYRVNVIGRKELSTATIPSMVSFPFLAYKKASELCKINKYSFINTHFAIPTGPLGIWISRKFSLPNILSIYGGDIYDPSKNYSPHKKWYLKKVVEWVLSNSRHIVAESSDIKDNALKHYSIEKDINTIPLAYEPVGFEKINRKDLDLDENLFYTISIGRLVKRKGFDFLIKAIKNTSDNVHALIIGEGPEINNLESLTKELNISDRIHFLGFVSETKKFQYLQNSDVYVLSSLHEGFGIVLQEAMQVGLPIISTDSGGQVDFIKEGKNGYLVNFGDVETLTDRINRFEKDCRLKINFSEYNREEIKKFEDKNICEEYLEILTYG
- a CDS encoding glycosyltransferase family 2 protein, which produces MDIELSIVIPTYNEEENVELCYQEIKAALKSLGSNYEMIFVDDGSTDLTFKKLSDLSKNDEKLKVVKLRKNFGQSAALRAGLDYATGKTVITMDADLQNDPRDIPKFLEKLKKEDLDVVCGWRFDRKDPLSKKLFSKFANRLRKRFTGETIHDSGCTLRAYVKESTEDLELYGELHRYIPAMLSWKGYRIGEIKTNHRERKYGKTKYNWKRIIKGFLDLLVVTFWQKYSMRPIHIFGSMGIILILFGGIVSIYLVILRLLYETGIDRPLFTVSVMSLVIGIQFFTIGILADILIKIYYGQNGRKNYLVERIIG
- a CDS encoding class I SAM-dependent methyltransferase, producing the protein MDNNLNNYKANLTNKFIPINRQYEVYENYYRKNVLKHLPLNKSAKIIDLGCGLGHFLYFLKSNNYTNISGIDLLKENVEFCRLKEFKVKQENIIDHVSSSNEKADTFILSNVLEHFSYQEIIYIINSLYKLLNKNGRIIIIVPNCNNIHGLATYFSDITHKSPLTEKSFEDLILNTEITKFSFENLVVYPNIVFLDTVSKIYNSLIFNIRKINNLMNGQKPYKVQSKNLLLIIYK
- a CDS encoding DUF2079 domain-containing protein; its protein translation is MLSKADYIFTDSKSRLETYFNLKKVILNLKGLSSRYDIFDTLVLLLFFSNFFLYIFLLNSTYEYLCSFNAYDKGIMYQLFHNTVVHNHFFYSSINGGGVIDFVGHQRYIFLLLLPFFYIHPHPITFSIISSLLLSLGAFPVYWLANEVSKSKKISLVSVMIYFLHPTVSWLFLESVKEEIFALPFLLFAFYYMYVKSFNKFLFFLFLACICKENISLVAVMFGVYAFIEKYEKKWIYTPLILGIGIFSFELLYLKPYFAVLSHQLYGPVLSSQSEMLAGRYSYLGTSITDVIFNLLTNPQLLLKYLFTQESLNYLLILFLPVGYVCFFKPKVLLIASPVLLQNLLANFPAQRMICFHYSAVIIFAIVCSAIFFLSSINKKISTKKLNLVLIVLIILSLYSFSVYGGVGKTISDINSAQKNESQEYFTNISRIPYESNILCSGSMGCYFYRNLNVSYMSNDNSYMNNNVTYTDDDVISTDDSQRDGSDLYDYIIIQRTPLANYGLYQNINSYLKNHKLYYLNSYCFIFEKNNQSFESSSISDDNFVYNNLFFCSQKNTGSLTFDDQIGKYAFYSDKTFNESGYLVYGPYITLPEGKYTIEYILKAENITDTSLSVASIDISYIKDGEHGIDSTKDIYASDLIEGKYSSQNLTLNVEKSGENQLFEFRVLQPLSSDLYVERINIHKCM
- a CDS encoding lysylphosphatidylglycerol synthase transmembrane domain-containing protein — encoded protein: MKYITGKKFITVLATFLLLGIILSQIRIEDLIATIKNIDKTYLVLGFFLYVLSYLLRGLRFHILLDKKISLTDLFHIVCVHNMVNSILPARSGELSYIYILKKYHDKSTGEGVATLMVARVLDFITISLLFFMSSLFVHDFPETFSSIIWLVVLFTALLAVFLIILLYAGDIFLKFANAVFKTLKLNKHGLVNFFSRKAIEIVDSFKNIKNSGKMIELFIISFTIWITLYFLNYTLIKSLSINIGFFEVLLASTFVVFMSILPIQGMGGFGTYEVGWAIGFVGIGLSKELAINSGIVVHIIGIVYYVLLGFYGYQYLCKK